A window of the Methanoregula sp. genome harbors these coding sequences:
- a CDS encoding ribosome biogenesis/translation initiation ATPase RLI: MRIAIVHKDRCHAKKCGTECIIYCPRVRTGDETVIIGEEGKAVISEELCVGCGICIKKCPFGAIDIVSLPEELEHPTHRYGKNGFALYGLPIPLEGKVTGILGANGIGKSTAVKILSGQLRPNLGNFDTEVAWDEIFKRYAGTELFDYLQTVSKKSLKIASKPQYIDYIPKMFTGTVRALLKKTDERNKLAEMMPVLKLDAILDHDISTLSGGELQRVAIAACLARDADLYFLDEITPFLDIYQRIAAAKLIRELAAERPVVVVEHDLAILDMLADTVHVGYGKPAVFGIITRPKGVRVGINQYLEGFLTEENVRFRTTQVVFEKRAHDKGSNREDLFIIPAMTKEYESFHLTVSGGTIKSGEVLGIVGANGMGKSTFAKLLAGVETPTTGKMETTLKISYKPQYIKADTSDSVEMYLRGCTTKFDTSYYQHEIIESLSLEPILQSPVDKLSGGELQRVTIAGCLSREADVYILDEPSAHLDVEQRVKVTRMIKHHAEGKQVGIMVIDHDIYLIDMISERILVFEGEPGISGTASGPFKMRDGMNRFLDELDVTFRRDQSGRPRINKPGSFLDREQKTSGEFYYYTADEE, from the coding sequence ATGAGAATTGCGATTGTTCATAAAGACCGATGCCATGCCAAGAAGTGCGGTACCGAATGCATTATTTATTGTCCCCGCGTCAGGACCGGGGACGAAACCGTCATTATCGGAGAAGAGGGAAAAGCCGTCATATCCGAAGAACTCTGTGTCGGCTGCGGCATCTGCATAAAAAAATGCCCGTTCGGTGCGATCGATATTGTGAGCCTTCCCGAAGAACTTGAGCACCCCACTCACCGGTACGGTAAGAACGGGTTTGCGCTCTATGGCCTCCCAATCCCTCTTGAAGGAAAAGTCACCGGTATCCTTGGTGCAAACGGGATTGGAAAAAGCACTGCCGTAAAAATCCTTTCCGGCCAGCTCCGCCCAAACCTGGGTAATTTCGATACAGAAGTTGCCTGGGACGAGATCTTCAAGCGGTATGCAGGTACCGAACTCTTCGATTATCTCCAGACGGTATCAAAAAAGAGTTTGAAGATCGCGTCAAAACCCCAGTATATCGATTATATCCCCAAAATGTTCACGGGGACGGTCCGGGCACTCCTCAAAAAAACCGATGAGCGCAATAAACTGGCAGAAATGATGCCGGTACTCAAGCTCGATGCGATACTTGATCACGATATCAGTACGTTAAGCGGGGGGGAACTCCAGCGGGTGGCGATTGCTGCCTGCCTTGCGCGCGATGCCGATCTCTACTTCCTCGATGAGATCACGCCGTTTCTGGACATCTACCAGCGGATTGCAGCAGCAAAACTGATCCGGGAACTGGCAGCAGAACGACCGGTAGTTGTCGTTGAGCACGATCTGGCAATCCTCGATATGCTTGCAGATACCGTTCACGTTGGCTACGGAAAACCTGCAGTCTTTGGGATAATCACCCGCCCCAAGGGTGTCCGTGTAGGTATCAACCAGTACCTTGAAGGATTTTTGACTGAAGAGAATGTACGGTTCCGTACCACGCAGGTTGTCTTTGAGAAGCGGGCGCATGATAAAGGATCCAATCGTGAAGATCTTTTCATCATCCCGGCAATGACAAAGGAATACGAATCATTCCACCTCACGGTTTCCGGAGGAACTATCAAGAGCGGGGAAGTGCTTGGGATTGTGGGTGCAAATGGTATGGGAAAGAGCACCTTTGCAAAACTCCTTGCCGGAGTCGAAACTCCGACAACGGGCAAGATGGAAACAACCCTGAAAATATCGTATAAGCCCCAGTACATCAAAGCCGACACATCAGACAGCGTGGAAATGTACCTGCGCGGATGCACAACCAAATTTGACACATCATATTACCAGCACGAGATCATAGAATCGCTCTCACTCGAGCCTATACTCCAGTCACCGGTGGATAAGCTCAGTGGCGGTGAATTGCAGCGGGTAACCATAGCCGGATGCCTGTCACGGGAGGCTGACGTGTATATTCTCGATGAACCCAGTGCACATCTCGATGTTGAGCAGCGGGTCAAAGTTACCCGGATGATCAAGCACCATGCTGAAGGAAAACAAGTCGGTATCATGGTGATCGATCATGACATCTACCTCATTGATATGATCAGCGAACGGATTTTGGTCTTTGAAGGAGAGCCAGGTATCTCCGGTACTGCGTCAGGACCTTTTAAGATGCGGGATGGAATGAACCGGTTCCTTGATGAGCTTGATGTTACGTTCAGAAGAGACCAGAGCGGACGACCCCGAATCAATA
- the rqcH gene encoding ribosome rescue protein RqcH yields the protein MASEQGMSGIDVKAMTSELCEKLPLWIDKVYQFDSRTLGIRLNGENKARNLLLIESGRRTHLVKEFPAPPKNPPQYAMLLRKYLSGGKVLAIHQHGLERILIFDIGKGTTVYRLIIELFDEGNVILTNEEYSIVKPLRHHRFKEREIVPGAVYQLTAIDPTASLENLTAVLKAEDRDLVRALAMGCMLGGAYAEYICQKAGQEKTMPAASADPALLFTAIQEFFDQVLHARTPVISAKHCESVDIRGGKDQQTFPSFSAALEAFYPLTKKETATKAAKPKFSKEERIRKYQESAIKKFDEKVAKTEEIVAAIYENYQFVSNLITSLDAASKQLSWQEIERHLKGTSSADAKKITAFYPDEAAVEIDIGKRVKIYVHEGIEQNAGRYYDIIKKFKKKKTGALAAMKNVVVKKKAQRRDIIPMKKLWYHRFRWFITSDGIVVLGGRDASQNEELVKKYMAGGDLFVHADVHGASVVIVKGKTEHMDEVAQFAASYSGAWRSGHFSADVFSVLPPQVSKTPESGEFVSRGSFIIRGERTWYRNVPLSVGIGLMLEPNAAVIGGPPSVIRGKCKAYNELRPGQFEPNDVAKKMLRLLKSKISEDEEKALKGILNTDTVAAFVPPGGSDIVGQHEG from the coding sequence ATGGCATCCGAACAGGGCATGAGCGGGATCGACGTTAAGGCAATGACGTCTGAATTGTGTGAAAAGCTGCCGCTCTGGATCGACAAGGTCTACCAGTTCGACTCCCGGACGCTGGGAATCCGGCTTAACGGTGAGAACAAAGCGAGGAACCTGCTGCTCATCGAATCCGGCAGGAGAACCCATCTGGTAAAGGAATTCCCCGCACCCCCGAAAAATCCGCCCCAGTACGCGATGCTCCTGCGCAAGTACCTGTCCGGCGGAAAGGTGCTCGCAATCCACCAGCACGGACTTGAGCGCATCCTGATCTTTGATATCGGAAAAGGTACCACGGTATACCGGCTAATCATTGAACTTTTTGATGAAGGAAACGTGATACTGACCAACGAAGAATACTCCATTGTCAAACCCCTCCGGCATCACCGCTTCAAGGAACGCGAAATTGTTCCCGGTGCAGTGTACCAGCTGACAGCAATCGATCCGACTGCATCGTTAGAGAACCTGACCGCAGTACTTAAGGCTGAAGACCGGGATCTTGTCCGTGCGCTTGCTATGGGGTGCATGCTGGGGGGTGCCTATGCGGAGTATATCTGCCAGAAAGCAGGGCAGGAAAAAACAATGCCTGCTGCGTCTGCTGATCCGGCTCTTCTGTTTACCGCAATACAGGAATTTTTTGACCAGGTACTGCATGCACGCACCCCTGTTATATCGGCAAAGCACTGCGAGTCTGTTGATATCAGGGGCGGAAAGGACCAGCAGACTTTTCCCAGTTTTTCTGCCGCACTCGAAGCATTCTATCCCCTGACCAAGAAAGAGACGGCAACAAAAGCGGCAAAACCCAAATTCTCCAAAGAGGAGCGAATCAGGAAATACCAGGAATCAGCAATAAAAAAATTCGATGAGAAAGTTGCAAAAACCGAAGAGATTGTTGCTGCAATCTATGAGAACTACCAGTTTGTCTCAAACCTGATCACCTCTCTGGATGCAGCCAGCAAACAACTCTCCTGGCAGGAGATCGAGCGCCATCTGAAAGGGACTTCATCTGCGGATGCAAAAAAGATCACGGCATTTTATCCCGATGAAGCAGCGGTCGAGATCGATATTGGAAAACGGGTAAAAATCTATGTGCACGAAGGTATTGAACAGAATGCCGGCAGGTATTACGATATTATAAAGAAATTTAAAAAGAAGAAGACCGGTGCACTCGCGGCTATGAAGAATGTTGTCGTCAAAAAGAAGGCACAACGACGTGATATCATCCCGATGAAGAAACTCTGGTACCACCGCTTCCGCTGGTTTATCACCAGTGATGGCATTGTGGTTCTCGGCGGGCGCGATGCGTCCCAGAACGAGGAACTGGTCAAGAAATATATGGCTGGCGGAGATCTTTTCGTGCATGCCGATGTTCACGGTGCGAGTGTCGTGATCGTCAAGGGCAAAACAGAACATATGGACGAAGTGGCACAGTTTGCCGCCTCCTACTCCGGCGCATGGCGGAGCGGTCATTTCTCCGCAGATGTCTTCAGTGTTCTTCCCCCCCAGGTGAGTAAGACCCCTGAATCCGGGGAATTTGTCTCGCGGGGTTCATTTATCATACGGGGCGAGCGCACCTGGTACCGGAATGTACCGCTCTCTGTGGGTATCGGGCTTATGCTCGAACCGAATGCCGCAGTGATCGGGGGCCCCCCTTCTGTTATCAGGGGAAAATGCAAGGCATATAATGAGCTCAGGCCCGGGCAGTTCGAGCCGAATGATGTTGCAAAGAAGATGCTTCGCCTGCTGAAAAGCAAGATATCTGAAGACGAGGAAAAGGCATTAAAAGGCATCCTGAATACCGATACGGTGGCCGCATTCGTACCTCCTGGCGGCTCGGATATTGTTGGTCAGCATGAAGGCTGA
- a CDS encoding mRNA surveillance protein pelota, translated as MKADCGDLKGNNGEIRLFPESVDDLWHLQHLVAPGDLVFATTFRSVDTASDKLRPEKVEKRPVRLGVRIERVEFSEHGIRLRLSGVIEHGIDIGAYHTLNVETGFEISVIKQWRPHELERIERAVKSSAFSLIHILTIEEGEAELFRLRQYGPESVVTFSAGSGKGGESDNRPAFFEQVLAPLAAIDGPLIVAGPGFIKDDFVKHAKNKGNPIAEKAIIVETRRIGRGAVQDVIGKGALEKLIDDLQLSREVKFMDEVLCRIAQDGAVAYGQQEVQDAIGYGAVEQVLVADTLLRDPATMALIESAEAMRATVVVLSSSFEPGERLVALGGIAALLRYKLA; from the coding sequence ATGAAGGCTGATTGCGGGGACCTGAAAGGAAATAATGGCGAAATCCGGCTCTTTCCGGAAAGTGTAGATGATCTCTGGCATCTCCAGCATCTCGTTGCCCCTGGAGATCTTGTCTTTGCCACCACATTCCGGAGTGTGGATACGGCAAGTGACAAACTCCGCCCGGAGAAAGTGGAGAAACGGCCGGTACGACTTGGCGTCCGGATTGAGCGGGTTGAGTTCTCGGAACATGGAATCCGGCTCCGGCTCAGCGGGGTGATCGAGCACGGGATTGACATCGGGGCATATCACACCCTCAATGTCGAGACGGGTTTTGAGATCTCGGTCATCAAGCAGTGGCGTCCTCATGAGCTGGAACGGATCGAACGGGCAGTGAAATCGTCGGCATTCAGCCTGATCCATATTCTCACGATCGAAGAGGGAGAAGCTGAACTCTTCCGGCTCCGGCAATACGGCCCGGAGAGTGTCGTCACCTTTTCAGCCGGGAGCGGCAAGGGGGGAGAGTCAGACAACCGTCCCGCATTTTTTGAACAGGTCCTTGCTCCCCTTGCCGCAATTGACGGACCGTTGATCGTTGCCGGCCCGGGTTTTATCAAAGACGATTTTGTCAAACATGCGAAAAACAAGGGCAACCCCATTGCGGAAAAAGCGATTATTGTTGAGACACGGCGCATCGGGCGGGGTGCAGTGCAGGATGTCATTGGCAAGGGTGCACTTGAAAAACTGATCGATGATCTCCAGCTCTCCCGCGAAGTGAAATTTATGGATGAAGTGCTCTGCCGGATTGCACAGGACGGGGCAGTTGCGTACGGGCAACAGGAAGTACAGGATGCCATCGGCTATGGTGCCGTTGAGCAGGTGCTGGTCGCCGATACACTGTTGCGGGATCCGGCAACCATGGCTCTTATTGAAAGTGCAGAAGCTATGCGGGCGACGGTTGTTGTGCTCTCATCCAGCTTTGAACCCGGCGAACGACTGGTAGCTTTGGGCGGGATCGCCGCTTTACTCAGGTATAAACTGGCCTGA
- a CDS encoding IPT/TIG domain-containing protein, protein MNRMSGFVMVVLLITSVLIAGCSDSASSNNISAQTATVTTTAPTTALYSAGDIVRSAKAGAETGWLILKYDSGSDSYERAFIYRNNDGSWGYRVDTRTETLGRSVLEKVNTVKVTNVDPSSVPQKQPAVAASPVTAVATSSGTVSPATSPVTTTTPASKPQIKGISPDSGMAGTSVSITDILGDGFKSGASLKLVRSNSPNISATNVDVLSLTHMSCTFPLPSDTTTGIWDIIVTNPDGQSARYSNAFTVRVNSAVTTTTTTPPPAGINITSIDPTSAFSGDYKPVTVYGSIFKDGITCKLTKSGNADILALPAPRSSETQMQCYFTIPSGSYGTWSLVLTNTDGTKGTLSDGFTVNS, encoded by the coding sequence ATGAACCGGATGTCAGGCTTTGTCATGGTCGTTCTTCTTATTACAAGTGTACTGATTGCCGGCTGTTCGGATTCTGCATCATCAAATAATATCTCTGCCCAAACAGCCACGGTAACGACAACGGCTCCAACAACTGCCCTCTACAGTGCAGGAGATATTGTCAGAAGTGCAAAAGCGGGAGCAGAAACAGGTTGGTTAATTCTCAAATATGATTCCGGCTCTGATTCCTACGAACGGGCATTTATCTACAGAAATAATGATGGGAGTTGGGGTTACCGGGTTGATACACGAACCGAGACCCTTGGCCGGTCTGTGCTTGAAAAAGTCAACACGGTAAAAGTAACCAACGTTGATCCATCCAGTGTACCCCAGAAACAACCTGCAGTCGCTGCTTCACCAGTAACTGCTGTAGCAACCAGCTCTGGTACAGTTTCACCAGCCACCTCGCCGGTAACAACGACTACACCTGCGTCTAAACCCCAGATAAAAGGTATCTCTCCGGACAGTGGTATGGCAGGAACATCGGTCTCAATTACGGATATTCTCGGGGATGGATTCAAGAGTGGTGCATCTCTTAAGCTCGTACGGTCCAACAGTCCCAATATCTCTGCGACAAATGTAGATGTCCTGTCTTTGACACACATGTCATGTACCTTCCCGCTTCCTTCGGATACCACAACCGGCATATGGGACATTATTGTCACAAATCCTGATGGGCAGTCTGCCCGTTACAGCAATGCCTTTACGGTTCGTGTGAATTCCGCGGTGACTACTACTACAACCACACCCCCTCCAGCAGGTATCAACATTACCTCCATAGATCCAACCTCCGCTTTTTCGGGGGACTATAAACCGGTAACTGTATATGGCTCAATTTTCAAGGATGGTATTACCTGCAAACTGACCAAGAGTGGAAATGCTGATATTCTTGCATTGCCAGCACCGCGCTCCAGTGAGACGCAAATGCAATGCTATTTCACAATCCCTTCGGGATCATACGGGACATGGAGTCTCGTTCTGACAAACACCGATGGTACTAAAGGGACATTGTCCGACGGATTTACGGTAAATTCCTGA
- a CDS encoding TIGR04083 family peptide-modifying radical SAM enzyme produces MKSPFHIMLIPTLGCPAHCSYCWSSEAGSPRMSIDTVKEVVAWLKDFRKDQVTITFHGGEPLLGGADFYRQALPLISDGLRHLKPTFAMQSNLWLLTPELADILAKYKIPIGTSIDGPEALNDSQRGEGYFKKTMRGYELAKAHGLQVRFICTFTGESVIQREEIFRFFLDHGFVMKLHPALPSLRSDNSKQWALEPAVYGELLVFLLDKYLENFGKIEIMNINDLCRCVSTRRGSVCTFADCMGNTFAIGPDGSIYPCYRFVGMDDWVMGHVKDCPSLETLANSLAGKRMQQYKEFVDTACKECPHIKYCRGGCPYNAIVPTGGMIQGVDPHCVAYKRIFDELNDRVNKEMFGSDDMDMTAFSPFGPRPKRPAKAGMMTLMHSVLSK; encoded by the coding sequence ATGAAAAGTCCGTTTCATATCATGCTCATCCCGACACTGGGCTGTCCTGCGCACTGCAGCTATTGCTGGAGCTCAGAAGCGGGATCGCCACGGATGAGCATTGACACTGTCAAAGAAGTGGTGGCCTGGCTCAAGGACTTCAGAAAAGATCAGGTCACTATCACCTTCCATGGGGGTGAACCGCTCCTCGGGGGTGCGGATTTTTACCGGCAGGCACTTCCCCTGATCTCGGATGGATTGCGCCATCTCAAACCTACGTTTGCCATGCAGAGCAACCTCTGGTTGCTCACCCCGGAACTGGCTGACATCCTTGCGAAATATAAAATCCCGATCGGTACCAGTATCGATGGCCCTGAAGCGCTTAATGATTCCCAGCGGGGTGAAGGATATTTCAAAAAGACTATGCGGGGATACGAACTGGCAAAGGCGCATGGCCTGCAGGTCAGGTTCATCTGCACCTTCACCGGTGAATCGGTAATACAGAGAGAGGAGATCTTCCGGTTTTTCCTGGATCACGGGTTTGTGATGAAACTTCATCCGGCCCTGCCATCCCTCCGCAGCGATAATTCGAAACAATGGGCGCTTGAACCAGCAGTGTACGGTGAACTGCTCGTCTTCCTGCTTGACAAGTATCTGGAAAATTTCGGAAAAATCGAGATTATGAACATCAACGACCTGTGCCGGTGCGTTTCAACCCGACGGGGTTCGGTCTGCACGTTTGCCGACTGCATGGGCAACACGTTTGCCATTGGTCCCGATGGCAGCATCTATCCCTGCTACCGTTTTGTTGGCATGGACGATTGGGTGATGGGACATGTGAAGGATTGTCCGTCCCTAGAAACGCTTGCAAATTCCCTGGCAGGAAAGCGGATGCAGCAGTATAAGGAATTTGTTGATACCGCATGCAAAGAATGCCCGCATATCAAGTACTGCCGTGGCGGGTGTCCCTACAATGCAATTGTCCCGACAGGAGGGATGATTCAGGGTGTCGATCCCCATTGCGTGGCCTACAAACGAATCTTTGATGAATTAAATGACCGCGTGAACAAGGAGATGTTCGGATCCGATGATATGGACATGACTGCATTCTCCCCGTTCGGGCCACGGCCGAAACGCCCGGCAAAGGCGGGAATGATGACCCTGATGCACTCGGTGCTTTCAAAATAA
- a CDS encoding peptidylprolyl isomerase translates to MAINEGDFIKLSYTGSVNGNVFDTTFEEEAKKANIHSANAIYGPVTICVGQKHVILGLDETLVGKKAGDEGDVTVAPDKAFGERDMKRVQSYPKNKFTQKPVRGMPVKMEELGEGTVVDVIGNRVIVDFNAPLAGQTLEYHYKIEEVVTDPLEELKGLIRLYAGREMEATLEDGKATVILPAGINYDRRWMLWRGRIIHEGFEQIKGISEIVLVETYKKPEKKEE, encoded by the coding sequence ATGGCAATAAACGAAGGAGATTTTATTAAACTGAGTTATACGGGCAGTGTGAATGGCAATGTTTTTGATACTACCTTTGAAGAAGAGGCAAAAAAAGCCAATATTCACAGCGCAAATGCGATCTACGGCCCGGTAACAATCTGTGTCGGCCAGAAGCATGTGATTCTCGGTCTTGACGAGACACTTGTGGGCAAGAAAGCCGGTGATGAGGGCGATGTAACCGTTGCTCCCGATAAAGCATTCGGCGAACGCGATATGAAGCGTGTACAATCATATCCCAAGAACAAATTCACCCAGAAACCCGTTCGTGGCATGCCGGTGAAGATGGAAGAACTGGGAGAAGGTACTGTTGTTGATGTTATCGGCAACCGTGTGATTGTTGATTTCAATGCTCCCCTTGCCGGCCAGACACTCGAGTACCACTACAAGATTGAAGAAGTGGTCACTGATCCGCTCGAAGAGCTCAAAGGTCTTATCCGCCTGTATGCAGGAAGGGAAATGGAAGCAACCCTTGAAGATGGCAAGGCAACGGTTATCCTCCCGGCAGGGATCAACTATGACCGCCGCTGGATGCTCTGGCGGGGTCGGATTATCCACGAAGGTTTTGAACAGATCAAGGGAATCTCCGAGATTGTTCTCGTAGAGACCTATAAGAAACCAGAGAAGAAAGAAGAATAA
- the cyaB gene encoding class IV adenylate cyclase, which produces MLEVELKVRVPSLEPVRKLLLEKGAACSGKIHEHDIYYNAPHRDFGLTDEAVRVRYTNNHAVVTYKGAKIKKFGLKAREELNTAVESGEVFETMLVRLGFTKTTEVNKWRENYRFSGSAISLDEVDELGTFVEIEIMAEDESSNAAVLIEKIAKEIGVSGEPILASYLELLLSKRSAVQS; this is translated from the coding sequence ATGCTCGAAGTTGAATTAAAAGTAAGAGTACCCTCGCTTGAACCTGTCCGCAAACTGCTGCTGGAGAAAGGAGCCGCATGTTCCGGCAAGATACACGAGCACGATATCTACTATAACGCACCTCACCGGGACTTCGGCCTTACCGATGAAGCGGTCCGGGTCCGGTACACCAACAACCACGCCGTGGTCACCTACAAGGGAGCCAAGATCAAAAAATTCGGTCTTAAGGCACGTGAAGAGCTGAACACTGCGGTTGAATCCGGCGAGGTTTTTGAAACAATGCTCGTTCGTCTCGGGTTCACGAAAACCACCGAAGTCAACAAGTGGCGTGAGAACTACCGTTTCTCCGGATCTGCAATCTCACTCGATGAAGTTGATGAGCTTGGCACTTTTGTAGAGATTGAGATCATGGCAGAGGATGAGAGTTCCAATGCCGCTGTCCTGATTGAAAAGATTGCAAAAGAGATTGGTGTATCCGGCGAGCCAATCCTCGCCTCGTACCTTGAACTGCTCCTGTCTAAACGGTCAGCAGTTCAATCTTGA
- a CDS encoding metallophosphoesterase: MKDVLLIADLHGQFGKIDSFLELNPEAVFIAGDITNMGPVDTIDDVLSRIDVPCFAVPGNCDPREILETLEHSDAVSLHGAQINLGKMTIVGVGGSNPTPFGTPFELTDKQIDDVLNSAMKKMEKSVHNVLLCHAPPFETLDKPAGEHIGSHSIRKHMKSFDIVCCAHIHEARGIMEVDGVKIVNPGPAMDGHCAMIHFGNDARDIKIELLTV, encoded by the coding sequence ATGAAAGATGTGCTATTGATAGCAGATCTCCATGGTCAATTCGGTAAAATTGATTCATTTCTGGAATTGAATCCAGAAGCGGTATTTATTGCAGGAGACATCACCAATATGGGTCCAGTTGACACGATCGACGACGTGCTTTCACGCATCGATGTCCCGTGTTTTGCAGTTCCCGGAAACTGTGACCCGCGTGAGATTCTCGAGACACTTGAACACTCCGACGCCGTCAGCCTTCATGGCGCCCAGATCAACTTGGGCAAAATGACGATCGTTGGTGTTGGCGGATCCAACCCCACACCGTTCGGAACCCCGTTCGAGCTGACCGACAAGCAGATAGATGACGTGTTGAACAGCGCGATGAAAAAGATGGAGAAGTCCGTTCACAACGTACTGCTCTGCCATGCACCCCCGTTCGAGACTCTCGACAAACCTGCGGGTGAGCACATTGGCAGCCACAGTATCAGGAAACACATGAAATCGTTCGATATCGTGTGCTGTGCCCACATTCATGAGGCACGGGGCATTATGGAAGTCGACGGTGTAAAAATTGTGAACCCCGGTCCGGCAATGGACGGGCACTGTGCAATGATCCACTTCGGCAACGATGCACGGGATATCAAGATTGAACTGCTGACCGTTTAG
- a CDS encoding TIGR04013 family B12-binding domain/radical SAM domain-containing protein, with protein sequence MQVNWRQIHAARNSYAALLAACEQSGFSLKRVEHPETEVTCYSLNSLNEPYYRDEIAGADCITIVGGPHATACPQEVAGYADYVIIGEGEYTLPRLLEEIERGGTGTIAGVATRDHYTPARSSVRLDAYPAFSEKQGFVEISRGCPFSCGYCQTPQIFGYCMRHRSIDTIAEFSNRYEHARFVSPNAFAYGSDGIHPRWEKIEALLKSLRNQIFFGTFPSEVRPEFICKESLDLVNRYCTNTKLHFGAQSGSDDVLEQLHRGHTVEDVIHAVELCTESGITPVVDFIVGFPFESDEEQVATVNLIQQVARSGKVHVHRFIPLPGTSLAGTTARPLLKQTEKACGKLALAGKITGSWSEPAVRFFRPPSNDIP encoded by the coding sequence ATGCAGGTAAACTGGCGACAGATTCACGCGGCACGGAACTCGTACGCAGCACTCCTTGCAGCGTGCGAACAGTCCGGGTTTTCTCTTAAACGGGTGGAACACCCTGAAACGGAAGTGACCTGTTACAGTCTCAACTCGCTCAATGAACCATACTATCGCGATGAGATTGCGGGAGCAGACTGTATCACCATTGTTGGCGGGCCCCACGCAACCGCGTGTCCTCAGGAGGTTGCCGGGTATGCCGACTATGTCATTATCGGGGAAGGGGAATATACCCTGCCCCGGCTTTTAGAAGAGATCGAGCGTGGTGGGACGGGGACTATTGCCGGTGTGGCGACACGCGATCATTATACCCCTGCACGATCCAGCGTCCGACTTGACGCTTACCCGGCATTTTCTGAGAAGCAGGGTTTTGTGGAGATCTCCCGGGGCTGCCCGTTTTCCTGCGGGTACTGCCAGACGCCGCAGATTTTCGGTTACTGCATGCGGCACCGCTCGATCGATACGATTGCTGAATTCTCGAACCGGTATGAGCATGCCCGGTTTGTCTCGCCCAATGCATTTGCTTACGGATCTGACGGTATTCACCCCCGCTGGGAAAAAATTGAGGCACTTTTAAAAAGTCTCCGTAATCAGATCTTTTTTGGCACGTTTCCTTCAGAAGTCCGTCCGGAATTTATCTGCAAAGAATCGCTCGATCTCGTTAACAGGTATTGTACCAATACTAAACTTCATTTCGGCGCTCAGTCGGGCAGTGATGATGTGCTGGAACAGCTGCATCGCGGGCACACGGTTGAAGATGTGATCCATGCTGTCGAACTCTGCACGGAATCCGGTATCACTCCCGTAGTAGACTTTATTGTTGGTTTCCCGTTCGAGAGCGACGAAGAGCAGGTGGCAACGGTGAACCTGATCCAGCAGGTGGCACGGTCCGGAAAAGTTCATGTCCACCGGTTCATCCCGCTGCCCGGTACTTCTCTCGCCGGTACAACCGCGCGTCCACTCCTGAAGCAAACCGAAAAAGCCTGTGGAAAACTCGCTTTGGCGGGAAAAATCACGGGTTCTTGGAGTGAACCTGCGGTAAGGTTTTTTAGACCCCCTTCAAATGATATACCATGA
- a CDS encoding DUF126 domain-containing protein, giving the protein MLIRGRGISTGKASGPLLVSPQPISFLSGVDPDTGIIVEKGHPLKGQCIAGTVLVFPYGKGSTVGSYVLYALSRNGKAPSALVNTEAEAIIATGAIIGKIPMIDRIDVPLTRLKDGTRVTVDGGLGEMEYDGELAPA; this is encoded by the coding sequence TTGCTAATCAGGGGAAGAGGGATTTCAACAGGCAAGGCAAGTGGCCCGCTGCTCGTCAGTCCGCAGCCAATCTCGTTTCTGTCCGGTGTGGATCCGGACACCGGCATTATTGTCGAGAAAGGCCACCCGCTCAAAGGGCAGTGCATTGCGGGTACCGTGCTCGTTTTTCCCTATGGCAAGGGTTCAACAGTCGGATCCTATGTACTGTATGCCCTGAGCAGGAACGGAAAAGCGCCGTCAGCACTTGTAAATACTGAAGCAGAAGCAATCATTGCAACAGGTGCAATTATCGGAAAAATCCCGATGATCGACCGGATAGATGTTCCCCTCACCCGGCTGAAGGATGGGACCCGCGTTACGGTGGATGGCGGACTTGGTGAGATGGAATATGACGGGGAACTCGCCCCTGCCTGA